The genomic window ATGGTGaggtttttgtcttttactttatCGCAACTAAAACCAATTCATAGCTTTTGGGTTCTGATAGACATATTGGTAAACCTTTTAACAGGAATTGAACCACAGGTTACACTTTACCATTATGATCTTCCTCAGTCTCTGGAAGATGAGTATGGAGGATGGATcaaccgcaaaatcatgtaAAAGGACAATTAAAGATTctgatataaaaaatatggctagaaaataaagaatatttGTTATATTGCAGAGAAGACTTCACTGCTTTTGCAGATGTATGCTTCAGAGAGTTTGGGGAGGATGTGAAGTTATGGACTAAAATCAACGAAGCTACTTTATTCGCCATTGGTTCTTATGGCGACGGAATGAGGTATGGACATTGTCCTCCTATGAATTACTCTACCGCAAATGTTTGTACGGAAACATATATTGCAGGCCATAACATGTTGCTAGCTCACTCCTCTGCTTCAAATTTGTATAAACTGAAGTACAAGGTATACACATTTATCTCTGTTTCGCTCTTAAAGCCCTAAACCCATATGAACATAAACAGTATGATGGTACAGACTAAGCAAAGAGGATCCGTAGGCCTTAGTATATATGCTTATGGGCTATCTCCTTATACGGACTCCAAGGACGATGAAACCGCAACTGAAAGAGCTGAAGCTTTCCTCTTTGGCTGGTGAGAAAAatgctttctttgtttcagtaACTTGAGGATAAAATCTGATGACTAAATTGGTAATCCAGGATGTTAAAGCCTTTGGTAGTTGGGGATTATCCGGATATAATGAAGAGAACCTTGGGGTCGAGATTACCGGTTTTCTCAGAAGAAGAGTCAAAACAAGTGAAAGGATCATCTGACTTTGTAGGAGTTGTACACTACAACACATTCTATGTCACAAACCGACCCGCACCTTCTCTCGTTACCAGCATTAACAAACTCTTCTTTGCAGACATTGGCGCATATCTGATCGGTAAGCCTAGTTTCTTTTCATTCGATCGAACTCTTTTAGTTGATATATAACTCTTCTTCATTGGACAGCCGCTGGGAATGCTTCATTATTCGAGGTAAGGACCAATAAATCCGCAGAACACACAATACATATATTCAGGCCAAAAGCTCTGGTTTGATCCTTCTTGCTTTCTTGAAGTTTGATGCTGTTCCATGGGGTCTGGAAGGTATTCTTCAGCATATAAAGCAGAGCTATAACAATCCTCCAATCTACATTCTTGAAAATGGTACAAACTTCATTCTCTTTTGTCtacttgctctgtttttgatcTTAAGATTCTTCAAttcacaccaaaaaaacacacaaaaaaaaaaacaggtaaACCGATGAAACATGGTTCAACGCTACAAGACACACCAAGAGCTGAATTCATTCAAGCTTACATTGGTGCTGTGCACAACGCCATCACGTAAAAGaactctccttcttcatcttcaagttCATCATACTAGCATTGATCGACTTTATTCCTGACAAATATTTTGACTGATCAGGAATGGATCGGACACGAGAGGTTACTTTGTATGGTCGATGATTGATTTGTATGAGTTAATAGGTAGATATATGACCAGCTATGGAATGTACTATGTGAATTTCAGTGATCCTGGTCGCAAGAGGTCTCCAAAGCTCTCTGCTTCTTGGTACACTGGTTTCCTCAATGGTACTATTGATGTTGCTTCTCAAGATACTATTCAGTTGCAGAGAAAATGCTCAGGCTCTTCGTCCTTGTAATCTATTTAACTAAATCATCctagttttgtttggttttcatttCATCTATCgtatgaaaaaaaactcagtGGTTTGATAAGATTTGGATATGAATAATGAAACTGTCTTGTGATTTTTGTCGGTCATCATAAGATTTGGAtatgaatattgttttgttattttccgaaatttgtttttaaactacAACCGAACCATTATGATGTGTTACCTATATTGGCAATTTGGCATGTAGGTAGAGTCAGTACATGGCAAGGATTACACacttcaccaaaaaaaagatatttctaTAGTCGTTTTCAGATGTTTATTTGTCGCGTATTACGAGTGGAAGATAATAGAAAAGATATAGACTATAGTCCTCACAATTCACCAAAATACACTTCACTCAATAtatgtatttctttttaaatggTCCAAGAAAACGACAGAACCGGACTCTTCAATTATTTGTTCATTTGGACTCAAACCGGAGGaggaaaatcaaaaatgaaacatttcAATCTGTTATCCATTATTCTGGTTATCGTTTTGGCGACAAGCTACATTGATGCCTTCACCAGAAACGATTTTCCAGAGGATTTCCTCTTCGGAGCCGGTACTTCTGCTTATCAGGTTCGAGTCTGACCACATCAATGGCAATCGGggttttccatttttaattgttttgtctacaatttgagttttttgggGGAATTTGTGGAAATAGTGGGAAGGAGCTGCTAATGAAGACGGAAGAACTCCTAGCGTCTGGGATACAACCTCCCACTGTTGtaagttgttttgttttattttcaactttgaGTCATCATTCGGCGTTTTTGTGAGAAGATTGTATAGATCATTGTTCAAAAATCGCAGATAATGGAAGTAATGGAGATATAGCATGTGATGGGTATCACAAATACAAGgtttgtctctcttctttgttgaAGAAGTTATCGTAAGTCTCTGGCTCTGCATTCATAGATGTTATTGTCCAGGAAGATGTTAAGTTGATGGCAGAAATGGGCTTAGAATCATTCAGATTCTCTATCTCCTGGTCAAGACTTATACCTAGTAACGCCTATTCTTGGTTTCTTAATTCCCAAGTAACTAATAATGTTGTCTCTGACCTCTTATATTAGACCCTTTTTGTCTGTGTCATTTTTCAGATGGAAGAGGACGCATTAACCCAAAAGGTTTATTGTTTTACAAGAATCTCATCAAAGAGCTACGAAGCCATGGTAaggtttttgtctttttacttttaacgGAACTAAAGCCAATTCATTTGCTTCTCACAAAACTATTAAACAGGAATCGAACCTCACGTTACACTTTACCACTACGATCTTCCTCAGTCTCTTGAAGATGAGTATGGAGGATGGATCAACCACAAAATCATGTAAATGATCAAAGAAGATTATGATCTAACAAAGTCACgttttaaaatatgaatagaaaaacaaaaatagaattaatgttgtttatttgttatattgCAGAGAAGACTTTACAGCTTTTGCAGATGTATGCTTCAGAGAGTTTGGGGAGGATGTGAAGTTATGGACTACAATCAACGAAGCTACAATCTTCGCCTTTGCTTTTTATGGCAAAGACGTTAGGTATGGAAATTGTACTACAGGAAATTATTGTATGGAAACATATATTGCAGGCCATAACATGTTGCTAGCTCATGCCTCTGCTTCAAATTTGTATAAACTAAAGTACAAGGTATAcatttttatctctttttcgCTCTTAAAACTCTCAACCCGTATGAACTTAATCCATATGACGGTGCAGAGTAAGCAAAGAGGATCCATAGGCCTTAGTATATTTGCATTGGGGTTAACTCCTTATACAAACTCCAAGGACGATGAAATCGCAACTCAAAGAGCTAAAGCTTTCCTCTATGGATGgtgagaaacaaaactttatttctTAACTTGAGGACAAAATCTAAAGACTAAATTGATAATAAAGGATGTTGAAGCCTTTGGTATTTGGGGACTATCCGGATGAAATGAAGAGAACCTTGGGATCGAGATTACCGGTTTTCTCAGAGGAAGAATCAGAGCAAGTTAAAGGATCATCTGACTTTGTAGGAATTATACATTACACGACAGTTTATGTCACAAACCAGCCCGCACCTTATATCTTTCCCAGCAGCACTAACAAAGACTTCTTTACAGACATGGGCGCGTATATTATCTGTATGCCAAGTTTATTTTCATCACTATtcaatcgatttttttttttgaaactctctttaatttataagtcttcttctttggacAGCCACTGGGAACTCTTCATCATTCGTGGTAAGGTCCTGCAATTCTGCAGAAACATATTGACATATGTACTTATGCCAAAACCTTTTGTTCTATTTTGAAGTTTGATGCTGTTCCATGGGGTCTGGAAGGTGTTCTTCAGCATATAAAGCATCGCTATAACAATCCTCCAATCTACATTCTTGAAAATGGTACACTTCATTCTCTTTTGTCTTCTGGCTCTGTTTTTGTCTACTTGAAAGCAAACCTTCTTGTTCTTAAGATTCTTCAAATCGCAcccgaaaacaaaaacaggtTCACCGATGAAACACGATTCGATGCTACAAGACACACCAAGAGTTGAATACATTCAAGCTTACATTGGTGCTGTCCTCAACGCTATCAAGTATGGTCAtcctttttcaaattttagtcCTCACGTTAATATATTTGACTGATCGGTGGTTTAGTTTCGGTTTACTTGACTCTCTCTTTGTGACAAATAATTTGACTGATCAGGAGTGGATCGGACACGAGAGGTTACTTCGTATGGTCGCTGATAGATTTGTTTGAGGTACAGGTTGGATATAAAAGCAGCTTCGGAATGTACTATGTCAATTTTAGCGATCCTGGTCGCAAGAGGTCGCCAAAGCTCTCTGCTTCTTGGTACACTGGTTTTCTCAATGGTACAATTGATGTTGCTTCTCAAGATATGACTCAGTTGCAGAGAAATTTCTCTGGCTCTTCTTCACTGTAATGTTATAATATTAACGATTCTGGTCTAGTTGGGATCctgatttggtttaatttcATCAATTCTATGGAAAAAACTCAGTGAATTTGCAAATGTATATGGATTCTGGACgtttagtaaaataataactttttaCGTGTTTGGAAtgaaacaaacatttaaaGGCTACTTCATATGTTTGATAATCGATTCGTATGACAATTACGTAGGAatatctgtttcttcttcattgtgtgatatacttataaatatatacggGTCTTGAATCTTGAATTCTTGATCCCAGtttgttttgagtttagtCATCTTTTTTGAATACTAAAAAGCAAATATTTCATTAAGAAACATCATGTATTTTACTTCATCAAATATGTTTGTAAACTGTAAACGCAAACAACATTTCTGCGTTTACATTTaccaatttgttttgaataaaacaaTGTAATAGCAAACGCAAATAACCAATGTAGACCCAACAAAAACTTGATatcatagaaaacaaaaagacctAGAGAGAATCTTTGAGATCAATTTGTGGTGGGAGCAACGGTCAAGCCTGGAGAGACTTTAAGGAAAGCCGGACGAGAACAGAGATCTTCCCACCACGCCTTGACATTAGGACGGTCGTTGATCAAACCGGCATGAATCGTCTTCATGAAGTAGTAAGTGTAAGGCACGTGGTGGAGATCGGCGAGTGTGTAAGTATCTCCGGCTAAGTATTTTGTCTTCCCAAGTCTCTCTTCGTACACGTCAAGTATTTTCCCTAGATTCTCCAGATTCTCCTCCACGATGGCTGCATTAGGAGACTCACCTTGAAGCGGCACGACGATGAGCTGGTGGATGACGGCGGAGATCGCAGGGTTGAAGTGGTGAGCCTCCACTTCCGACCATAACTTCACAATCGCTGCTTCTTTAGGGTCTTCGTGTCTTGTCAAATCCGTTCCTTTGTCTCTATGCTTCTCTGCTATATATGCAGTGATTGCCCTCGACTCTGTTTTCAGTAGACAAATATTTgttaaactaaactaaaatcattatgtaaaacaaatttatacgAACCAAAAAGGGTAAGATCGTCATCTTGTAGAGCTGGAACTTTGCCAAAGGGCTGCATCGAACAGAACATATATGGTTAGATACTTTCATACATACAGATATGTGTGCATGATAGTAATGTGTTGAGAAATATGCGCAGCGCGTACGTTCATGGAGAGAAAAGAAGGGAGCTTGTGGTGGCAAGCAAAGAGATTGACAGGGACAAGCTCGAACTCAGTGTTCTTCTCATGAAGGCAGAGAAGAACACGTGCCACGCACGCTGACATCTCATCTCCATATAGCTTCATCGccatttctgtttttgttctttttatcaaAGACCGCGTCACACTACTCGTAACGCGGAAGAGAGAGTGAGGGAGATCACAACGCGGtgcttctatatatatgacataTGCTTTGAATTTCGTAAAACCTAGCCAGTATGTATGTGGTCCTGTTTCTTGGACTTTTTAATAACTATGTACTGCAATATCGAACCTAACATTAGGTTATGTACGTACTCGAATCTTTCCAGTTTTATACACATTATTTCAGAAATTGGTTATTTTGAGGTCACTGAAATTTATAGGATTCCTTTTTCTCGTGCCTCGAAACTCTGGTTTACGAGATTCATCTGCCATCGTtaatatctaattaatttgTGTGCACGAGGCATTCAGTACACGTGGCCAAACTAAATAAAGTTGACTGATCGATATTACACAATTGGTTTAGTCAAGTTGTTTGGAAGACACAAATTGACGAGCCGTGAATCAGTTTTGGTTAGCGATAAAAGGTTTTACAAATTATAGGACGACCCATCATtattatatacacaaaacTATACACCATATCTCACCGCTTAAGTTGCAGAGAgatataaagagagagaaggaacaAAAGAGTATAAGTAGTAAAGCTTTTAGAAAACTGAAGGCGGTTTCAGACAGTTGTGGTACTCAAGCTGAGACATTTCACCGCCGTTCACCGGATCAAACTGGCATCTGTAGAAGCTGTTTAAGAACATCAAAGGAACACAATCCAACTCCGGTCAGATCAAATATGCCATACACAGAACAAATCATAGAGAATTATGTTTGTCAGGTTCTCAATTGCAATTTCGTGATTAAAGTTTGTCAATGGAATAATGTTTGCTTACCTCCCATCCATGCCAAGAATAACAACGGTGTTCTTTTGATGGCCAAAGGCGGCTATGTACTGAGTTCCTTCAACCAACCTGAACTGAGCCACCGACCACTCCGAGCTGAAATACCTCGGTAACACTCCTAAAGAGAGTAAAAGAGTTATATGCTTAATTATGTCAATGGGAGCTTTATGAGGTGAGTTTCTGATCAAATATGCTGCTAAGTTGTGAAAGTAActgatttttggtttagtacCTTTGAATAAAGACAGAGACGACGATGGGGATGAGGGAGTAGCATCAGGTGCAATTCGGGATGAGTCTTTCACTTGAGATCCGGAGTTGACTTTGAGACCAAAGACATGGACCGTTCCTTTGTCACTTGAGACAGCTAACCACTGAGCATTTGAAGAGAAGGCCAAACTGTAGATCTCTGCTCTATCCGCACCCCTCCTTACCTGTACAGTCACATCAGGTTGGTATTATAGTGCCATGGATTCCAAAATCATACAGCATTATTATAGGGGTCACAgatatatttgagatttccTTGATATTAGAATCACAATATTTCATAGCTTATACATGATGAGTGATTACAAAATCTTGAATAAGATGATAAGATAGATACTTGAAACTTTTTCTATGGATGAACCGATGCAAAGAGGACTTAATTCAGTGACTAATGAAAATTAGACTCTGTTCAGCCGTAATATAAATCAAAGTGTGTTTTGTCATAACTATGGCTCTTGCTGATGGACTCATCAAGAACCTGCtaatgttttcaaaacattacCAGGTTAACCTCAGTAAGGAAAAGATGCATCCTTTTCAACATGTCTCAACCTCAGCAGTCTATCAAAGGTAACATCTAATCTAAGAACAGGAATAGAGGTGAAAACGAAATAAATCACAGAGGCACAAAACTATCGGCCTCTATCACACACATCCAGAAACAGCAAGAAAATCAGCTCAAAGCAATCACGAGGATATAAAAGAGCACTTTTCTGAATCTCTAAGCTAATAATAGAAATATAGTcctactttctttcttttacctATTTCATCCTCAGAAGTGCCAGACTACAAGTCAGAGACTAAACAACCAAATTTGCCAGCATTCTTACATGAATCATTAGAAAGTATTCAGCTTTCTGTGAATAAAAAGCGTACCTCTTGACGCAAGGTACCATCAACAGTATTGAAGATCCGAACCAGAGTACCCTTAGAGCTAGCAGTGGCCAACAAATGGCCATCCTGCGTGAGAGCGAAGCAAGCTATTCTGGAATCATGAGCCATGACGAATTTGGTCCGTTTAGAAGCGTAGTGCTCGATCCGAACTTGACCTTTCTGCAAACCTGGACATACCAAAACCATAGAACCAACACCCTGAGAAACAGCACACAAACCCTTAGGGTTGGCAATGGTTTCAATCTGATGCATCAGCTTGAGGTCAGAGAAATTGTAGACAAAAATCTTCTGCTCAAGAACGACAATAATCCGATCCCTCCTAAGCCGGACGGATCTAACATCGGACCTGAAAGAGAGTTCTCCGATACATCGGCCCTGGTGATCATCCCAAATCATAACCTTATTAGGAGGATATTGAGGATCAGGTCCGCCACCAACTAGGGCTAATATATTGCATCTGAAAAGCATCTCCACGACTGCAACACCACCGCCACGATCGAAATCACGCCGGAAAATCTCGCGAAAGGGATCGCAATTAAGGATCCGGAAGCCACGGTCAGTGCCGACAGCGAAGCAAGCATGATCTTGGTTAAAGGAAAGATGAAGCACGGACGGAGGAGGCATCACCGGTAAATTGGGCGTAGGGGGAGAAAGAGGCGATTGATTAGAAGTCTGATTAGGTTCGTCGGAGTTAAGACTCATGGAGGAGAAGGAATCGAGAGAGTCGGGTTCGTCTACGCGATCGCGGTGAGAGGGAAAAGTAGAATCGGAATCTGAGGCAGACGTGGAATCGGGATTAGGGTTGGGGTTTGGccaggaggaagaagatacgGTGGCCATGGAAGAATGATTTGAAGGAATCGTAAGAgagattgaggaagaagaagaagaagcgtgGAGAAGGAGGAATAGAAGAAAtaggaagaagatgacttcGTGCTTTGCTTGTTGCCTGCCGTCATATATCTTTCAGGCGGCTACTCGACTTCtttatttaacaaataattggataatatcaaattttacaGGGAATTTTTAactgattcttttttttttacagttcagaaatattatttctttgtgAATAACAccagattttttatttttattaagacaatttttaaaaaaattagattctTTGCTTTACGATTCAGATAAACTCCAGATATAGATATCATAGATCCTACTATAGTGTATAACTATAATATACTATTACCATTAggttataaaatatatttgaatttttataaatgaaaatacaataaaaaaatgtgttatttcattaaaaatcattttttttttttcttcctattgtttattttgaagGATAATTAATTGATTGTTACATAAATCTCGCATTTATCTATGCCaactaaaaaaatgtagaaataatattatgaagaagatttttcaaaaataaaaaaaacgcaacaatttttattctttttccaaaaaggtttgttatatatattaaccaGGTGCATCATTCATCAATGGTGAACCATTTTTGGAGAGTACAAGACAGTACAAACATGATACAGATAGAGCattttacaaaccaaaaacgtCTAAGTAAAGAACGTAACAATTTAGGGTGTGATTTTgttagaaagagagaaaaaaacacacaacaatttttatgttgagttcgaagaaaaagaacacacacacaagTTGGGGGAATTGATGACATCATTagttaaataaaatcaacaaatctcCAAACCGACGACTAGGCTTCCAGACGTTGACAATCAATTAATATCTGTAAGGACTCATCGGTGGATATAGTCCCGGTTGTGTCAGCGGCGGAGCCACCGTTGAATAACCTTCTGGTGGACATGATAAGCCAGGAAATATAGATTGATACATTGTGGGTGGACTTCCCGGCATGTTACTCGGCGGATACAATCCGGGGAAGCATACCGGTGGAAGAATCTCAGGCTGAGCAAGTGGTGGATAAATCGGTGGCTGACAAGGAACGTGGTTGTAACTAAACGATCCAACACTTGGTAGCAACTGACTCAACACGGGTCCGTTCAACTGGCTCAACACGGGTCCCTGCAACTGACTCAACACGGGACCATTCAACTGACTCAACACGGGACCGTTCAACTGGCTCAACACGGGTCCGTTCAACTGACTCAACATGGGTCCGTTCAAAACGGGCCGGTAGGTCGATACAGGACGCACCGGCGCTTGAGCTGCGTACCGTGAGCAGCCGCCACCGGTCGGGACCTCCACCGGACCTGTGAACGAATAAGTGAAACTAATATCGGCTTTGGATTTCCCGATTTGATATGTGACGTATCTTTGACCGGTCTTATCGTTTCCAAGATGATCCAGAAGTTCTTTCACCTGAACATGAACCTCGCCGATGTCTTTATCTACTCCTCCACGTTGCTCGCACTTGATCTTGAAAGTGATCACAAGGCGGTTAGCCTCTGCTAAGTTTTGGTCGAGGATGAACTTCATGACATCATTGCTCCATTTGGGGCTGGTTCCACCGTCTCTTGCCGCTTGTGTCCGCTGCTCACGGTGGTCAGAGCATTTTGGATCACCGGATAACTTCACGGCCACAAAAACATCCATCTTCGACACTTTCTTAAGCCCTTTTGCTGATGTCACATTTATTTCTAGAGATCTCGTCCCCATTTTGATATTACCCAATGAAAAAGCTGGTTCTCTCTAGACACATTACATATAGGAGTTGCAGAGAAGACTAAGTGAAAGTCAATGACAACTATTTATAGAGGACCTTTTCATTATTCCACCCactgttctgtttttaatgTCTCTCgaataatgattttaatataACTGTAGGAGTAATTATTACCATTAAAGAAGGAGTCTGTGTTTGACGAGTAGCCAAAGGCATATTACAACTCGGTCAAAGGTAATAGACAaagcaaagacaaaaaaatccaTTGCAAAAGCAAACTGAATACGATCAAATGAAGTTTGGCACACAAGATACAGAAATCTTCAagaaacttttgtttattcttcGAAAGATGCAAACTTTGGAGATAGGAGGAAAATCTCGACTAGTGATGAGTATGAGTCCCATCCCCGGTTTCTTCGCCTTTCCTTGATGCAGCTCTTAGTTTACGTTGTTCTTCTTTGTATATCCTGTTTCTTCGTTGGAACTAGatcaaaatacacaaatatgCGCTCCTTATCAGTTCATCTACCATAGGCTTATActaagcaaagaagaaagaaacaatattgGAGACAACAATAATAAAGCTTTTGATTCCCTCAAAAGTTCACACGCAAGCCTATACATTCAGTTTCATTCAAATTTATGATTTCAACAcatagagaagagagacaatATCGTTCCATTTGAAAGATCAAACAGAGacaagagataaagagtaagTCTCAACTTCCAAACTTAACAGCTAAACAATTCATGGCCATGAAACTAAATCTCAGATAAGGGAAGTGGTATTATATTAACCTAATCCCTACAAGCAACCTAGTGAAAGCATCCACATATATACTTGGGAGATTGCAATTCAACTTTTCTAGTTTCAAGCAAAAAGAAAGCTTATGTTTTTATACATGTAGCAAACGAAACGACCAGACTGAGAGATTGTTCCAACGGATCTAGGAATGACTTAAACTCGTGATCCAGAAACTATCGATGATCGTACAGACGACCGATAACAGGACGAATCATCAATGAAACAGATCAAGCAATCAAAAGCGTGAATTGATGACACATACAACAACACAGGAACGATAATtgaaagaaaccctaaaaaaaggaaaaaggcgAAACCTAACCTCTTTGGAatggtgaagacactcgagGTAGTCTTCACGAAGAAGAGTACAGTCTTTGGGCTCTCTGCAATGAGACATACATTCGCTGAAATCCATCCAGAAATCGTAACACCTCCCTTTGTTTCCCGTTATCCCCCACCCCGACGCCATTTttccttcctctctctctaatCCCAGGAGAAATTTAGTCGTCTTCTTCGCCTGATTTCCGAGGATCCGATCTATTCAGGTTAATCCAATTAGAACCCGAAATAAATGTGCCTTTATATTATGGGCTTTAACGTAAACACTTCATGGGCCCAACTTTGAGATATCAATTCCTGTAATTACGTTAGTGTGAAGGTAATTATTACCAGAATTTTACCCGTTCCTTAACATTAAGCAGGAATTGTTGTTACTTTGTTACTAGGcttttaatagtttaataaaatttagtcTGCtgtcgaaaaaaaaaaagtgcaaAAGTTCCTTTATGTTTGACTTGTTGGTGGATTAGAATTTCAAACCCCTGATTTAGCAGTTCTTAATGGCCATTACGGACTATATATGATAGTAATTTATATGTCATatataatgttatatattttatatataaaacatttaattaaatatgactttagtttttttttaaagaattatattaatttttggtaaaGTTTAATTCTAGTATTTTTACggtattaaaaaatgtttgggttgttttttcaaatttaatagttaattttccacttttaaagaaaacaattgcTTTTCATTGTTTTGGAGAAGGTAGTTCACGCCCATGGCTGTTTCTAAGCTAGGGAATCTTTTCTTATGTGAGAGTGAGAAAAGGTTGTTCAAATATTACCCAGAGACAGACTACCTTTGTTGCCTCTCCAGACTTTTGTGTTATAACTTCTTTCGTCGAAAATTTAGTCTCACTTCGTTCCAGGCCCGACTCAATATTATTTTGGGTTCtgtgctaaaaaaaaaaatatcccCTTTAAACctttaaatccaaaaaattttagtttacgTGGCAGTGTTTACTGTCTCTTGTAAACGTAATACACTTGTAGTTCTATTCAACCATTGTAATTTTatctagaaaaataaaaattcctATAAATTAGGACCCTAAAatttaagagagaaaataagGACTCTGTGCCTTGGCACTGCTGGCACACCCTGCTTCGTTCACAACCAGGATCTGTTCGGAAAATCAGCACTTGTGGGTACCAATATGGACTTAGCTATGTACAACCTGAATGTCTTCCGAAAATCATCAGCACATCTCCGCACCGGTCTCGAATATCTAATATCGTGATGGAATTGCTGTTCCCAAATATTTTGCTTACCTCTACTCTAGTGTCTCTAATTATATTCGGTTATCGTTACAAATATTCTACTTGAAGCGGTTACTTATCTAGCTGGTTTTGCTTATGTCTACATCTtactatttaatatttattctgTTAAGCTTTTCCATAATCTATTAACATTTAATCTCGCCTTGTTTCTAATAAACACAAtgctttaaaacaaaaattagtcATTACACAGTATACATACTACATAGCATATTGCTTAAGAAAACCAGAGACGAGAAGCATTCTATTTCTacaaacagatgagatataGCTTACCTTAACATTCTATCTCTACACTTATTATGCatcaaagatgatgatgtcgTTATGGCTTCACAAGACGATAGGCTATAAATTT from Arabidopsis thaliana chromosome 3, partial sequence includes these protein-coding regions:
- the ATGSTF13 gene encoding Glutathione S-transferase family protein (ATGSTF13; CONTAINS InterPro DOMAIN/s: Thioredoxin fold (InterPro:IPR012335), Glutathione S-transferase, C-terminal (InterPro:IPR004046), Glutathione S-transferase, C-terminal-like (InterPro:IPR010987), Glutathione S-transferase/chloride channel, C-terminal (InterPro:IPR017933), Glutathione S-transferase, N-terminal (InterPro:IPR004045), Thioredoxin-like fold (InterPro:IPR012336); BEST Arabidopsis thaliana protein match is: glutathione S-transferase 6 (TAIR:AT1G02930.2); Has 15143 Blast hits to 15132 proteins in 1449 species: Archae - 0; Bacteria - 8090; Metazoa - 2263; Fungi - 919; Plants - 1235; Viruses - 0; Other Eukaryotes - 2636 (source: NCBI BLink).), which produces MAMKLYGDEMSACVARVLLCLHEKNTEFELVPVNLFACHHKLPSFLSMNPFGKVPALQDDDLTLFESRAITAYIAEKHRDKGTDLTRHEDPKEAAIVKLWSEVEAHHFNPAISAVIHQLIVVPLQGESPNAAIVEENLENLGKILDVYEERLGKTKYLAGDTYTLADLHHVPYTYYFMKTIHAGLINDRPNVKAWWEDLCSRPAFLKVSPGLTVAPTTN